One segment of Niabella beijingensis DNA contains the following:
- a CDS encoding sialidase family protein — protein MIKKVNLLTICLLLVTALVTAQTNRWKQGMLVDEFIYDTASFPQAHASTIAETPDGLIAAWFGGTKEGNKDVCIWMSHLVNNKWTAPEMVADGVLNDSTRYACYNPVLYYAPTGELLLFYKIGPNVAGWTGWLKRSRDHGKTWSQREVLPEGFLGPIKNKPELINGVLICPSSTEQNGWKVHFEYTKDWGRTWTKSAPINDGVQFSAIQPSILKYKNGDLQVVGRTRNTVIYQSRSKDNGITWSPMSALDLPNNNSGTDAVTLKDGRQLLVYNHVLPDSSWKKGKGPRTPLNVALSKDGKNWMAALVLEDSPISQYSYPSVIQSKDGMVHIVYTWRRQKIKYVKIDPSKLKLSPIKHKRWPGAISAKGVVTDD, from the coding sequence ATGATAAAAAAAGTAAACCTGTTGACCATTTGTTTGCTGTTGGTAACGGCGCTGGTTACAGCACAGACCAACCGCTGGAAACAAGGCATGCTGGTGGATGAATTTATTTATGATACGGCATCCTTTCCGCAGGCGCATGCTTCTACTATTGCCGAAACACCTGACGGGCTGATCGCTGCCTGGTTTGGCGGTACAAAGGAAGGGAATAAGGATGTCTGTATCTGGATGAGCCATTTGGTTAACAACAAATGGACGGCACCGGAAATGGTGGCCGATGGTGTGTTGAACGATTCCACCCGCTATGCCTGTTATAACCCGGTGTTATATTACGCGCCTACGGGCGAGCTGTTATTGTTTTACAAAATAGGGCCCAATGTAGCCGGGTGGACGGGCTGGCTGAAGCGCTCCCGTGATCATGGTAAAACCTGGAGTCAGCGGGAGGTCCTGCCGGAAGGCTTCCTGGGGCCGATCAAGAATAAACCCGAGCTGATCAACGGCGTTTTGATCTGCCCTTCGAGTACCGAACAGAACGGTTGGAAAGTGCATTTTGAATATACTAAAGACTGGGGCCGCACCTGGACCAAATCAGCACCCATCAATGATGGCGTGCAGTTCTCGGCCATACAACCTTCTATCTTAAAATATAAGAACGGAGATCTGCAGGTTGTAGGTCGCACGCGCAATACAGTGATCTATCAAAGCCGGAGTAAGGACAACGGAATAACCTGGTCGCCGATGTCTGCATTGGATCTACCCAACAACAATTCCGGTACGGATGCCGTTACGTTAAAGGATGGCCGGCAGTTGCTGGTATACAACCATGTGCTGCCGGACTCTAGCTGGAAGAAGGGAAAGGGACCGCGTACACCCTTGAATGTGGCGCTTTCAAAAGATGGGAAAAACTGGATGGCCGCCCTGGTGCTGGAAGACTCGCCCATCAGTCAGTATTCCTATCCCTCCGTGATCCAGAGTAAGGATGGTATGGTGCATATTGTATACACCTGGCGCCGGCAGAAAATAAAATATGTAAAGATCGATCCGTCAAAACTGAAACTGAGCCCTATAAAGCATAAGCGCTGGCCGGGCGCCATCAGTGCGAAGGGGGTGGTGACGGATGATTAA
- a CDS encoding DUF3826 domain-containing protein, whose product MKKILGFCLLLWLFNPVNAQDTGAADELQQKAQRWVEGLKLNDPAKVTKVEQAIATHLTAVRDWHNSHPFTQVPAGLNPATGNKLSDLDRQLIVCSSKPAAIHTALMQVLNAELNSEQVAFILDQYTIGKVAFTLKGYEAIVPDLTEKERAEIRKNLEQAREQAIDYKNMKEISAIFEIYKTKCEQYLNNNGRNWRQLFKNYVDKVKAEKEKKKS is encoded by the coding sequence ATGAAAAAGATTCTAGGATTTTGTTTGTTGTTATGGTTGTTTAATCCTGTAAATGCGCAGGATACGGGTGCGGCGGATGAATTGCAGCAAAAGGCGCAACGATGGGTGGAAGGGCTGAAGCTGAACGACCCGGCTAAGGTTACGAAGGTTGAACAGGCAATAGCGACGCATCTTACAGCGGTAAGGGACTGGCACAACAGCCATCCGTTTACACAGGTTCCGGCGGGGCTAAACCCGGCTACCGGAAATAAATTGTCGGACCTCGACCGGCAGCTGATCGTATGTTCATCGAAGCCGGCAGCGATTCATACAGCGCTCATGCAGGTGCTAAATGCAGAATTGAATTCGGAACAGGTGGCTTTTATTCTCGATCAATACACGATCGGTAAAGTAGCATTTACCTTAAAAGGCTATGAAGCCATTGTGCCCGACCTGACGGAAAAGGAACGTGCAGAGATCCGCAAAAACCTGGAACAGGCACGTGAACAGGCGATCGACTATAAAAATATGAAAGAGATATCGGCAATCTTTGAGATCTATAAAACAAAATGTGAACAGTACCTCAATAACAACGGAAGAAACTGGAGGCAGTTGTTTAAGAATTATGTGGATAAGGTAAAGGCCGAAAAGGAAAAGAAAAAAAGTTGA
- a CDS encoding alpha-L-rhamnosidase produces the protein MKRWQMIIGLLMVLPAAVQAQLAVQALKCEQLKSPVGIDVLQPRLSWQLKSDRKNVIQTAYRIWVASSKALLDAGTPDLWNSSKVASDQSVLVAYNGKPLTTNGSCFWKVQVFSNKNDSAWSTTDQWSMGLLHPGDWKAKWIGYDQASPWDSVTQWSRLSARYFRKGFTVQQKIKTAVLHIAGLGLYECYLNGKKIGDQVLAPVPTDYRKSVLYNSFDVSAGLTGGKNALGVVLGNGRFFTMRQNYKPKKINTFGYPKLLLQLDITYADGSREQMRSDDTWKFTADGPIRTNNEYDGEEYDATREFPGWTTASFNDSEWGSPQLVAAPEGTLRAQLTPGMRVMDSIRPEKISRLRDSVYILDLGQNFAGWLRMKVKGMRGQKVTLRFAESLQPDGSLYTANLRDARVTDIYTLKGGDEEQWQPSFVYHGFRYVEITGYPGVPAMDDFTGLLVYDQMTTTGKLETSNATLNQVLKNAWWGIASNYKGMPVDCPQRNERQPWLGDRTQGALGESYLFNNATLYAKWLDDIRESQTEEGAIPDVAPAFWNYYSDNVTWPAAYILVADMLYRQYGDREAIVKHYPSMKKWLDYMQRKYMKGELITKDKYGDWCVPPESLELIRSKDPLRNTDGTLMATAYYYHLLQTMKRFAALAGRSGDIAGYNQQAARIKTAFNKTFLKNGDHYDNNTVTANLLPLYFGMVPEDRITNVSAQLIQKLQQDGMHISTGVIGTQWLMRGLTKYGFPDAAFTLATNTTYPSWGYMAEQGATTIWELWNGNTANPQMNSQNHVMLLGDLITWSFESLAGIRTDPETVAYKKIRMQPVFVKGLNMVNASYESPYGLIKSSWKREANIINWEIEIPANTTADINIPSDKITVPGQPLKKVTDLKRHSTHLELGSGRYSFKIIMDH, from the coding sequence ATGAAGCGGTGGCAGATGATCATCGGATTATTAATGGTGCTGCCGGCGGCAGTACAGGCGCAACTGGCGGTGCAGGCGCTTAAGTGCGAGCAGCTGAAAAGTCCGGTTGGTATCGATGTTCTGCAACCGCGGCTGAGCTGGCAATTAAAAAGTGATCGGAAGAATGTAATACAAACCGCCTACAGGATCTGGGTGGCTTCCTCAAAAGCCTTGCTGGATGCGGGTACACCGGATCTCTGGAACAGCAGCAAGGTTGCTTCGGACCAGTCGGTACTTGTGGCCTATAACGGGAAACCGCTTACCACCAATGGCAGCTGTTTCTGGAAAGTACAGGTGTTTTCCAATAAGAACGACAGTGCATGGAGCACTACGGATCAATGGAGCATGGGATTGTTGCACCCTGGTGACTGGAAGGCAAAGTGGATCGGCTACGACCAGGCATCGCCCTGGGATAGTGTTACACAATGGTCGCGACTATCTGCAAGATATTTCCGGAAAGGATTCACGGTACAGCAAAAGATAAAAACGGCCGTACTGCACATTGCCGGTCTGGGTTTGTATGAATGCTACCTGAACGGGAAAAAGATCGGCGACCAGGTGCTGGCGCCCGTGCCTACGGATTACCGGAAGTCGGTACTGTATAACAGCTTTGATGTATCTGCCGGTCTGACCGGCGGAAAGAATGCCCTTGGTGTGGTGCTGGGCAATGGCCGTTTCTTTACCATGCGGCAAAATTACAAGCCCAAAAAGATCAACACGTTTGGTTATCCAAAACTATTGCTGCAACTGGACATTACGTATGCCGACGGAAGCCGGGAACAGATGCGTTCGGATGACACCTGGAAATTTACGGCAGATGGTCCCATCCGCACCAATAATGAATACGACGGGGAGGAATACGATGCCACCAGAGAATTTCCGGGATGGACAACCGCGTCCTTTAATGATTCAGAATGGGGCAGCCCACAACTGGTAGCCGCACCGGAAGGAACACTGCGGGCGCAGCTGACGCCGGGTATGCGGGTCATGGATTCCATTCGACCGGAAAAGATCAGCCGTTTAAGGGATAGCGTTTATATCCTCGATCTTGGTCAGAACTTTGCGGGGTGGCTGCGTATGAAAGTAAAGGGCATGCGCGGACAAAAAGTAACATTGCGTTTTGCAGAGAGTCTGCAACCGGATGGCTCCCTGTATACGGCCAACCTGCGGGATGCACGGGTCACCGATATTTATACCTTAAAGGGCGGTGATGAAGAGCAATGGCAGCCTTCTTTTGTGTATCATGGATTCCGTTATGTGGAAATTACCGGGTATCCCGGTGTTCCTGCAATGGATGATTTTACCGGATTGCTGGTGTATGATCAGATGACGACAACCGGTAAACTGGAAACCTCCAATGCCACGCTGAACCAGGTATTGAAAAATGCCTGGTGGGGCATTGCCTCCAATTATAAGGGGATGCCGGTGGATTGTCCGCAGCGCAATGAGCGACAGCCCTGGCTGGGCGATCGTACCCAGGGAGCGTTGGGCGAAAGTTATTTGTTTAATAATGCCACCTTATATGCCAAATGGCTGGATGATATCCGCGAGTCGCAGACGGAAGAAGGCGCCATCCCGGATGTAGCGCCGGCCTTCTGGAATTATTACAGCGATAATGTTACCTGGCCTGCGGCCTATATACTGGTGGCGGATATGCTGTACCGCCAATATGGCGACCGAGAGGCGATCGTGAAGCATTACCCTTCAATGAAAAAATGGCTGGATTATATGCAGCGCAAGTACATGAAGGGGGAGCTGATCACAAAGGATAAATACGGCGACTGGTGTGTGCCACCGGAAAGCCTGGAGCTGATCCGCTCGAAAGACCCGTTGCGGAATACCGATGGAACGCTGATGGCTACGGCCTATTATTATCATTTATTACAAACGATGAAACGCTTTGCAGCGCTCGCCGGCAGGTCCGGGGATATCGCGGGCTATAACCAGCAGGCAGCACGCATAAAAACAGCATTTAATAAAACATTCTTAAAGAACGGCGACCATTATGATAACAATACGGTAACCGCCAACCTGCTGCCGCTGTATTTTGGAATGGTGCCGGAGGACCGTATAACAAACGTCAGCGCACAGCTGATACAGAAGCTGCAACAGGATGGCATGCACATCAGTACCGGGGTGATCGGCACACAGTGGCTGATGCGCGGACTGACGAAGTATGGTTTCCCCGATGCAGCGTTTACATTGGCCACGAATACCACCTATCCCAGCTGGGGTTATATGGCGGAGCAGGGGGCTACTACCATCTGGGAGCTATGGAATGGAAACACGGCCAACCCGCAGATGAACTCGCAGAATCATGTCATGCTGCTGGGCGACCTGATCACCTGGAGTTTTGAAAGCCTGGCGGGCATCCGGACAGATCCGGAGACCGTCGCTTATAAAAAGATACGGATGCAACCGGTCTTTGTAAAAGGTCTGAATATGGTGAATGCTTCTTATGAATCGCCTTACGGATTGATCAAAAGCTCCTGGAAGCGGGAAGCCAATATAATCAATTGGGAAATTGAAATACCTGCCAATACAACGGCGGACATAAACATTCCATCGGATAAGATAACGGTACCGGGTCAGCCATTAAAAAAGGTAACAGATCTGAAGCGCCACTCAACCCATCTTGAACTGGGAAGCGGCCGGTATTCTTTTAAAATAATTATGGATCATTAA
- a CDS encoding glycoside hydrolase family 2 protein, producing the protein MRRLIYIFFLFLFVSANAQQTEVQYLSGKGSDDRVQWDFYCTGGMNANKWTTIGVPSCWELQGFGNYNYGFAKDSAKGKEQGLYKHRFTVPADWKAKMVNIVFEGVMTDAEVKVNGKTAGPLHQGAFYAFRYDISKLLKYGKENLLEVTVAKHSANKSVNAAEREGDFWIFGGIFRPVWLEALPQQHISHVSINAGADGLFTTVINTNASKQALVRVEFYNREGEKLPDNIPGTFDLQKDTLFVKGKANAVKPWTPETPELYTAVFTLYKNNQPVHQVSQKFGFRTVELRKRDGIYVNGVKVKFKGINRHSFRPETGRTLSKQNSIEDVLLIKEMNMNAVRMSHYPPDDHFLDVCDSLGLFVMDELAGWHGHYDTPAGTKLLKEMIGHDINHPSIVLWSNGNEGGHNIDLDSLFTEFDPQQRPVVHPWQLFNGIETQHYRQYNYGIGNYDNGHDIVLPTEFLHGQYDGGHGAGLEDYWDKMWRDPLHAGGFLWDFADQAVVRKDLNDSLDTDKHRGADGILGPHHEKEGSFYAVKQIWSPVYFERREMTPDFDGRLTIENRYLYTNLDQCSFSWELKRFGHTTLTNKKGGAAAPSIAPGAKGLLELKLPEDWNTYDALYVTVKDRNQMELFTWSFPISLPGKKAAEIVKKAGTGAVQINTMDSLYQIRVKELQISISKNTGLLVSVKNGNRSIPLTNGPRIQEGITNFKNFSHRFEGKNLIIESAFDKKESFNTLQWTIYPSGWVRMDVHYFPLALHTNMLGVNFDYPESQMRSVTYMGNGPYRVWKNRMKGTAFGVWNKQYNNTETGEQWVYPEFKGYYSNFYGGYFNGSDQRFAVATETEGLFLRLFSAAPKTDPWHNYEPLFPDGAISFMQAIPAIGNKTQTSETTGPMGQKNIFYDYEKDPGRALKMVLYFDFSSNPEAK; encoded by the coding sequence ATGCGCAGACTTATTTATATATTTTTCTTATTCCTCTTTGTGAGCGCCAATGCCCAGCAAACGGAAGTGCAATACCTCTCCGGTAAAGGCAGCGATGATAGGGTGCAATGGGATTTTTATTGCACCGGCGGAATGAATGCCAATAAATGGACGACCATTGGAGTGCCCTCCTGCTGGGAGTTACAGGGCTTTGGGAACTACAATTACGGCTTTGCCAAAGACAGTGCTAAGGGAAAAGAACAAGGCTTGTACAAACACCGCTTTACTGTTCCTGCGGATTGGAAAGCTAAAATGGTGAACATTGTTTTTGAAGGCGTGATGACGGATGCCGAGGTAAAAGTAAACGGAAAGACGGCCGGGCCCTTGCACCAGGGCGCCTTTTATGCATTCCGGTATGATATCAGTAAGCTATTGAAATATGGAAAAGAAAACCTGCTGGAAGTAACGGTGGCTAAGCATTCGGCTAATAAATCGGTGAATGCAGCTGAGCGCGAGGGCGACTTCTGGATCTTTGGCGGTATCTTTCGCCCGGTATGGCTGGAAGCGTTGCCACAGCAGCATATCAGCCATGTATCCATCAATGCGGGAGCGGATGGGTTGTTCACTACCGTGATCAATACCAATGCATCCAAACAGGCGCTGGTGAGGGTCGAGTTCTACAATAGAGAAGGAGAAAAACTGCCTGATAACATACCCGGCACTTTTGATCTGCAAAAGGATACCCTTTTTGTAAAGGGCAAGGCAAATGCTGTTAAGCCATGGACACCGGAAACACCGGAATTGTATACCGCCGTTTTTACCTTGTATAAAAATAACCAACCGGTTCACCAGGTATCCCAAAAATTTGGTTTCCGTACAGTGGAGCTCCGCAAGCGGGATGGGATTTATGTAAATGGGGTGAAGGTAAAATTCAAAGGCATCAACCGGCATTCCTTCCGGCCGGAAACAGGGCGCACATTGAGTAAGCAGAACAGTATTGAAGATGTATTACTGATAAAAGAAATGAACATGAATGCCGTACGGATGAGTCATTACCCGCCGGATGATCATTTTCTGGATGTATGCGATTCACTGGGATTGTTCGTGATGGATGAGCTGGCCGGCTGGCACGGTCATTATGATACGCCTGCCGGAACAAAGCTGCTGAAGGAGATGATCGGTCATGATATCAATCATCCTTCGATCGTACTCTGGTCGAACGGCAATGAGGGCGGACATAATATTGATCTCGATTCGCTGTTTACGGAGTTTGACCCGCAACAACGGCCGGTGGTGCATCCCTGGCAATTGTTCAACGGTATCGAAACACAGCATTACCGGCAATACAATTACGGGATCGGCAATTATGATAACGGGCATGATATTGTACTGCCCACCGAATTTTTGCATGGACAATACGATGGCGGGCACGGTGCGGGGCTGGAAGACTACTGGGATAAAATGTGGCGGGATCCGCTGCATGCCGGAGGCTTCTTATGGGATTTTGCTGACCAGGCGGTGGTGCGGAAAGACCTGAATGATTCGCTGGATACCGATAAGCACCGGGGTGCGGATGGCATTCTGGGACCGCATCATGAAAAGGAAGGCAGTTTTTATGCCGTGAAGCAGATCTGGAGTCCGGTATATTTTGAGCGAAGGGAGATGACCCCGGATTTTGATGGCCGGTTAACGATAGAGAACCGCTACCTGTATACCAACCTGGATCAATGTAGTTTTAGCTGGGAACTGAAACGGTTTGGCCACACTACCCTAACGAATAAAAAAGGAGGAGCTGCTGCGCCATCCATTGCTCCGGGTGCCAAAGGGCTGCTGGAGCTGAAGCTGCCTGAAGACTGGAACACCTATGATGCATTGTACGTAACGGTTAAGGACCGGAACCAAATGGAGCTTTTTACCTGGAGTTTTCCGATCAGTCTGCCCGGTAAGAAGGCTGCCGAAATCGTAAAGAAAGCGGGAACAGGCGCCGTACAAATCAACACTATGGATTCGTTGTATCAGATCCGGGTAAAAGAATTGCAGATCAGCATCAGTAAAAATACGGGGCTGCTGGTGTCCGTAAAAAATGGGAACCGGAGCATACCGCTTACGAACGGACCGCGTATCCAGGAAGGCATTACCAACTTCAAAAACTTTTCGCACCGCTTTGAGGGAAAGAACCTCATTATTGAATCGGCATTTGATAAAAAAGAAAGCTTCAATACGTTGCAGTGGACCATTTATCCCAGTGGCTGGGTGCGGATGGACGTGCATTATTTTCCGCTGGCATTGCATACCAACATGCTGGGCGTGAATTTTGATTACCCGGAATCGCAGATGCGCTCGGTAACCTATATGGGTAACGGCCCTTACCGGGTCTGGAAGAACCGGATGAAGGGCACTGCTTTTGGTGTCTGGAACAAACAATATAATAATACGGAAACCGGTGAACAATGGGTATATCCTGAGTTTAAAGGGTATTATTCCAATTTTTACGGGGGATACTTTAATGGATCGGATCAGCGCTTTGCCGTAGCTACGGAAACAGAAGGTTTGTTTTTGCGGTTGTTCTCCGCAGCGCCAAAGACCGACCCCTGGCATAATTATGAACCGCTTTTTCCGGATGGTGCTATTTCGTTTATGCAGGCGATCCCTGCAATTGGGAATAAAACACAGACCAGCGAAACGACGGGTCCAATGGGTCAGAAGAATATATTTTATGATTATGAGAAAGATCCCGGCAGGGCGTTGAAAATGGTATTGTATTTTGATTTTTCATCAAACCCGGAAGCCAAATGA
- a CDS encoding sialate O-acetylesterase: MRYGLTIILMTVLLTKLNAQLTVAKIIGHNMVLQQGQPLPVWGQAKAGGVVAVRFKKQQQETRADASGSWKIVLKPENASFEPAVLDIRSGNETIRLQNILVGEVWLCSGQSNMEFAMRKIGKLQPPPGADWPVDELETAHNTRIRIFLAERKKMTPDATHSGWNVAEGTALRSFSAAGYFFAKELQAKLKVPVGVISAAIPGSRIEPWMPREAFTALEFFREQKDSTHKIDGDPGKFYTTMIEPLIPFALKGFLWYQGESNCFLNERLQYSYKMKALINYWRKQWNNEQLPFYYVQIAPYYYSKATDRPYTVYSEPEFWEAQAAVLKMPHTAMISTLDLNDDPADLHPVNKWDLGKRLAGAALSATYKVSTAAAMGPVFKSAVKKGNTFVIDFDHKGKGLMSKDGTTLQGFEVENEKGVYTKAAALIKDNKVWVHAAGVTAPQAVRYAWREDAPPALYNKDGLPALPFRTDDKLNKSFNAE; encoded by the coding sequence ATGAGATACGGGCTGACGATAATATTGATGACAGTGCTGCTGACAAAGCTGAATGCACAATTGACCGTTGCAAAGATCATCGGGCATAATATGGTATTGCAGCAGGGACAGCCATTGCCGGTATGGGGGCAGGCTAAAGCAGGCGGAGTTGTAGCCGTACGGTTTAAAAAACAGCAACAGGAAACCAGGGCCGATGCCTCCGGAAGCTGGAAGATTGTGCTGAAGCCGGAGAACGCATCTTTTGAACCGGCTGTTCTCGACATCCGGTCAGGTAATGAAACAATAAGATTGCAAAACATCCTGGTAGGGGAGGTATGGCTTTGCTCGGGACAATCGAATATGGAGTTTGCCATGCGGAAGATCGGTAAGCTGCAACCGCCGCCGGGCGCAGACTGGCCGGTTGACGAACTGGAAACGGCACATAATACCCGTATCCGCATCTTTTTAGCCGAGCGTAAGAAAATGACACCCGATGCCACCCACTCCGGATGGAATGTGGCGGAAGGAACGGCGCTGCGCAGCTTTTCGGCAGCCGGTTATTTTTTTGCAAAGGAATTACAGGCAAAGCTGAAAGTACCAGTAGGCGTGATCTCAGCGGCTATACCCGGTAGCCGCATTGAACCCTGGATGCCGCGGGAGGCTTTTACCGCACTGGAGTTTTTCCGGGAACAAAAAGACAGCACGCACAAAATAGATGGCGACCCCGGTAAGTTCTATACTACGATGATTGAGCCATTGATACCGTTTGCCCTGAAGGGGTTTTTATGGTACCAGGGAGAGTCCAACTGTTTTTTAAATGAGCGGCTGCAATACAGCTATAAAATGAAGGCGCTGATCAACTACTGGCGTAAACAGTGGAACAATGAGCAGCTGCCTTTTTACTATGTGCAGATCGCACCCTATTATTATTCCAAAGCCACTGACCGGCCTTACACCGTGTACAGCGAGCCGGAGTTCTGGGAGGCACAGGCAGCAGTATTAAAGATGCCCCATACGGCCATGATCAGTACCCTGGACCTTAACGATGATCCGGCTGACCTGCACCCGGTAAACAAATGGGACCTGGGAAAACGACTGGCAGGCGCGGCGCTCAGTGCCACCTATAAAGTGAGCACAGCGGCCGCAATGGGCCCGGTATTTAAAAGCGCTGTAAAAAAAGGAAATACATTTGTGATCGATTTTGACCATAAGGGAAAAGGGCTGATGAGCAAAGATGGAACGACATTGCAGGGCTTTGAAGTGGAGAATGAAAAAGGAGTGTATACAAAAGCAGCTGCCCTCATTAAAGATAATAAGGTTTGGGTGCATGCAGCAGGAGTAACAGCGCCGCAGGCCGTGCGTTATGCCTGGCGGGAGGATGCCCCACCTGCATTGTACAACAAGGATGGCTTGCCGGCATTGCCGTTCCGGACGGATGATAAGTTAAATAAATCTTTCAATGCGGAGTGA
- a CDS encoding MGH1-like glycoside hydrolase domain-containing protein, whose protein sequence is MRIKIFNGIFFLLMAAAAAQAQVLQPAAFKHYVDHFNAMEQEPVIQAIPNTDSWNWMQQNIPLFECPDKKLEEIYYFRWWTLRKHIKQTPQGFAFTEFLIQRSYADKYNLISSALGHHIYESRWLHDQRYLDEDVLTWYRGNDGKPLKKLRFYSSWNTDALYNRYLVNGDAAFIKKMFPDLRADYEAWEAEKRYPGGLFWQYDVRDAMEETISGGRKEKNPRPSINGYMYGNAKALSGIAALTGDNVARQLYEAKADTLKQLVQRELWNDKAQFFEVRKQPADTLANVMEEIGFIPWYFNLPDAQYSRAWSRLMDVAHFNAPAGITTADRSHPGFRTHGCCKCEWDGAVWPFATAQTLTAMANLLNHYQQKVVSKKDYYQQLRKYALSQYANGQPYIGEYMDEKTGKWLTADERGRYYNHSTFNDLVITGLAGLRPRADNRIEVNPLLPAGEWDWFALDNVLYHGKIITIIWDKTGKKYDKGKGLSVWADGKLVQRTKRLTKITGIL, encoded by the coding sequence ATGCGTATAAAAATTTTCAATGGTATTTTCTTTTTGCTGATGGCAGCGGCTGCAGCCCAGGCGCAGGTGTTGCAACCGGCAGCCTTTAAACACTACGTGGATCATTTTAACGCTATGGAGCAGGAACCGGTGATACAGGCCATACCCAATACAGACTCCTGGAACTGGATGCAGCAAAATATTCCCCTGTTTGAGTGCCCGGATAAAAAATTGGAGGAGATCTATTATTTTCGTTGGTGGACCCTTCGCAAGCACATTAAACAAACCCCGCAGGGCTTTGCCTTTACCGAATTTCTGATCCAGCGGTCGTATGCGGATAAATACAATCTCATCAGCAGTGCATTGGGGCATCATATTTATGAAAGCCGCTGGCTGCATGACCAGCGCTACCTGGATGAGGATGTACTAACCTGGTATCGTGGTAACGATGGTAAGCCCTTAAAGAAACTGCGGTTTTACAGCAGCTGGAACACAGACGCGCTATACAATAGGTACCTGGTAAACGGAGATGCGGCCTTTATAAAAAAGATGTTCCCGGACCTGCGGGCCGATTACGAGGCCTGGGAAGCCGAGAAGCGATACCCCGGCGGCCTGTTCTGGCAATATGATGTGCGGGACGCCATGGAGGAGACCATCAGCGGCGGACGTAAGGAAAAGAATCCGCGTCCCTCCATTAATGGATATATGTATGGGAATGCAAAGGCCTTATCCGGTATTGCAGCGCTAACGGGTGATAATGTTGCGCGACAGTTGTACGAAGCCAAGGCTGATACCTTAAAGCAACTGGTGCAGCGGGAACTGTGGAATGATAAGGCACAGTTTTTTGAAGTACGGAAACAACCGGCTGATACACTGGCGAACGTAATGGAGGAGATCGGGTTTATTCCCTGGTATTTTAATCTGCCGGATGCGCAATACAGCAGGGCCTGGAGCCGGTTGATGGATGTGGCCCATTTTAATGCACCGGCGGGCATCACCACAGCCGATCGCAGTCACCCCGGGTTCCGTACCCACGGTTGTTGCAAATGCGAGTGGGACGGCGCCGTATGGCCCTTCGCCACGGCACAAACATTAACGGCCATGGCCAACCTGCTGAACCATTATCAGCAAAAGGTTGTCAGCAAAAAGGATTACTATCAGCAGCTGCGGAAATATGCCCTTTCCCAATACGCGAATGGTCAACCTTATATCGGCGAGTACATGGATGAGAAAACCGGCAAATGGCTGACCGCCGATGAGCGTGGGCGGTATTATAATCATTCCACCTTTAACGACCTGGTGATCACCGGGCTGGCAGGATTACGCCCCCGGGCGGATAACCGGATCGAAGTGAATCCGCTGCTTCCCGCAGGCGAATGGGATTGGTTTGCCCTGGACAATGTATTGTATCACGGAAAGATCATTACGATCATCTGGGATAAGACCGGAAAAAAATACGATAAAGGGAAAGGCTTATCTGTTTGGGCAGATGGCAAACTGGTACAACGAACAAAGCGGCTGACAAAAATCACAGGAATATTATAA